The Musa acuminata AAA Group cultivar baxijiao chromosome BXJ2-2, Cavendish_Baxijiao_AAA, whole genome shotgun sequence genome contains the following window.
TGGACGCATGATGTGTTGAGTTATGGACTTTGTCCTGCTCGGAAAGGCATCCGTCCATCACTCGTCTTGTATCTCTCGAGAGGACATCTGACTTCGGGTGTGTGTCGCTCGTTGGAGGTATATGGAAGTGGGAAGCGTCCCAGTTGCAGGCAGGTCGACATCCAAAGACCCTATGCGGCACAGCACCGCCCCACTATAACGAGAAGGACCCCTCAAATGGCACATTGTTCTGCGGCTGCTCTCCGCTCGCGTCGCACTCACCCCTACTGCCACTTTTGGTGCTTGCATACGTAGAAGGACGGGGCTCGGGCTGACTCGGGAGGCTGGCCATGAAAACCACCTCCTCCACCGCAACAGTAGAAAAGGACTGGTGGCCGCCTTGTCGTGGGAGCTTCGAGACAAGAGGCTGCTTTAGCTGGATTAGACACTGGTAATGTGATTTTCGTGCTGTACAGTGACTACCTTCTTTTCACTACCAACAAAGAGCTTCTCCTCTCTCCCATGGCAGCCAAGGGAAACAGTGTTTTATTAAAGGCTGTTGTTTTATTAGTTCCATGTCGAATAGCTTCTCTTCTATATCGAAAGCGAGAAAAGAATCCAGGACACCAGAaaatttagtcccacatcggttgTTCTGCCAGCCTCCGGTGCAGTACACACTATAAAACAAGTTTGCATGAGACATCACAGATCATACCTTTCtcggccttttggctaagatcaagtgtagtatctgttcttatcagtttaatatctgatacgTGGGTCATCGACCCAccatgatattaaattaatttctttTGGGGGTGGGTCCACTACAGTGGCTTGCCACTGGGGCCCTCACGCGTCGCCCGTGTGTTGCACTATTGCACGGGCCTGGCGCACCCCGACCAAGTCTAACTGCATAAGCTTTCTGTGCGAATGGGCTTATGTGAAGCGTAACAGAGGCCCAAAGTTAGGCCCATGAACGTATGTTTCGACTGTCACTTGTTCTTAAGACCAAACTTCGGGCCGCCGAGAGATGACCTTCAAAGTGCCCCCACGAAAGCCCAACTCCACCGCTGAAAGCCCAACTGCCGTGTGTTCGATCGACGGACCATTCTGTGACTTCTAGCAATTTGGGCGGCTGAGCTTCTGTGCTACTTTGAGTTCTGTGGTGTGGTGTGGTGGTGGTCTACCGTCCTGTTCGATTCTCCGTTTCTCAAAGACGATCACAAATCATTCTTGGATTCAATCACAGTTGCTGCTTTGCGAAACCAAAATAAACAACCACGAGAATCTTGGCTACAGATCTTTCGAGGCGCAGCTACTTGTCCTTTTCGATCCAAGGATGCGTCCTTTTCTCACTTGTTTATACTCTCTTGTTCTTTTGCAGCCGAATCATGAAGGCGGATGCAACGAAAATAAAAGTAATCGTGCCACCAAAATCTTCTCACTATTTACTGAAAGCTGGTGGATTTCTATCATGGAAGACAAGAAGTGAAGATGATATGGATCAGCATGGGTCGATGAAGGTTGGATCCCCCACCTGTTCCTCAGATTGCTGGGAGCTCATCTCGACTCTGGACTGGCATTTGTTGGTACCCAATAAAACCCTTCCCTGGCCACCATGACTTATTGCTTGTTGGGGGAACAGCCACAGGTGGTCACACTGGCCCATGCCCTGAAAAGAGTCTGCACTGTCAATTCGCCATGGGGCCGAAGCAGTCcactgagctcccaccttgtgacTGCCTACTGTGTCGTAAGGCACATCATTGCGTCCACTCTCCGGATTCAAACTCCATTCCTTCACCATCACCatgatcttctttttctttttgttgatctcTACTCCGTCGTGATCGTTCAAAACTATCGTTCTGTTGATTTGGTGCTGCACCAAATAATCAATCATTCATGCCATGCGGTTCCCACCGTGAGCTCTGGGCGTGTCAGATGACTCAAGACTCGTGAGAAACCCACAGAGGCAGAGCCATCCAACACAAGCAATGGTCTGCAGCACTGGAAGTCCACCAGCTGCTGCGAGTTGCGAATGACCGATCGATCCTACCAGGGTACTCTGTGCATGTCAAGCCAGCCCACGCCTCTCCATCTCCGGTCTTGTCCTCCTTCCTTTAAGTGGCACGCCCTGGAAGAAACGTCTCCTCCTTGTCCACGGAGCCCTGAAGCAGTGTTTGAGTTGTATGTCATGGGAAAGTTACTGCCGGTGAATCTTTAGCAGTCTGCAGCGGTCCATGGCCATCAAAACCCCAAGCAATAGGGGCACCTGCGGTAAGACCTAAACCTTGGCTTCGGTCACTTCCATTATCACCTCCGGGGTAGTGGATGGGGGGAGAAATAAATACGAGTGTTGGCGTTCAACGAGATACAGTCAAAGCTTTAAAGCTCCATCAGCATCAAACGATATGGCAATGGATAAGATTCTTCGACACAACCAACACTTGATAATACCTGCCAGCTGAAGGCTGCAGCTTGGGAACAAGAACAGATATGAAAGATCGACTATGTGAAACAAAAATTTTGGTATGAATTCTCGCAGTCTTAACGATAACAGGAAGAAGATTTACAAGCTCTTGCAGACACACAATCTGGAATATAATCACATGGGAATGACCAAAATCCTCGATCGACAAGCTTATTGAGGACTACAACCTCTACCTCACCGAGCAGTGGATCGATCCAAATCCCACACCAGCTTCGCTCTTCACCACCGATCATCCACATTTAGATGCTCCTTCGTGTATGAAGAATGAGAACTGTAAGTGTACATACTATACACACAAGACAAGAGCTCATATCCCTCCAAACTTCCTGTACACCCACCCACCCTGTTGGCTGCCATGATCATCTTACCTCATTCTGATATTGCAATGTAGCTAATTCCAATCATGCATCATCCGACCAGTGGCCTCGCTCACTCCCGATTGGAACGACTAGTACGGTGATCGCCTTCTTCCGTCATTGAATCGTCCTCGTTAGCTTGCACTTCGAAATGAACAGAGTCGTCGTGTAATTGAGACTGCAGAGCTTCAATAGCTCGGCCGCCCGTTGCTTTAGCTCTGGATTGTAACCGCTCTGAATGACGAGCAGTAACTTTGCAGCCAACCCAGCCTCTACTGCAAGAGGAGCACATTCGTCGGGTGCGAGCTTACAGACTGCCCACAGTATAGATAATGCATATTGAGTACAGGCTTCGGACACCCTCATCAGAAGTCTCACTGCATTGGGAATGGTTTGGGCGCAATCCTTCAATGCCGAACAGCCTCCGGCTATGGTGGAGAGATCATCCAAGATGTGCAAAGCCAGTTCCAAGCACTCGGAAGTCAGATTCGGCAACAGCTCGACGAGCTGCGGGACTGCTCCAATGCTCACGATTAAGCTTCGGACTTGCTCATGAAAGCAGATAGCCTTGAGCAAGCTAAGCCCTGCCACAATGCCGTTTGGGTGTCTCTTATCCTTCACCAATCTCAGCAGCGCCACCAAAAGACTCAATCTTGTCACGACCTCGGAGCGGAAACTCTTCTCCTCCATCAGCATTTCGATGAATCTGGTGCAGTTGATCTTGGTATCGATCGTTCCTTCGTTCAGCATGTCAACCATGAGCGAGATCTTTGCGGGCTGCATCAAATTAGCCTTTGCGTCCGAATCCAAGCTAAGATTGACAAGAATGGCGATCACCTCGGAGCCAACGGCGTGGGAGGTGAATGGGCCGAGCAGAGAAGAAAGAAGCGCGACGCCGCCGGAGTCGGCCACGGTCTTCTTAACGGCCGGGTGGGCGGCGAGTATCTTCTGGAGATCTTTGAGAGCCTGCACTCTGGCTTGCCCCTTGACCTTCCTCAGGGTTTTGACGAGCTCGGCGGTGCGGCCCTGGACGTCCTCGGATCTCTTCTTCAGGCGGAGGTATCGCTGCGAGAACCAAGCGTGGATCAGCTGGTGGAGGGTTTGGTTGGGGGTGACGGCGTCGTCCCAGAGCTCCTGCATGGTGGTGGGGCAGGTGAGGTGCCCCAGGGAGAACCACTTGAGGATGTGGACGCGCTCGTAGGTCTGGCCGGTGCAGAGCGTGACGGGATCCACCAttggctcgagcgagatgggacaGATGAACACCGAGGGCacatcctcctccgccgccgagtCGAGCTCCTCGATCATCTTCTTGAGGTCGAGCTTCTCGGCAGAAGCCCCAAAACTCCCGTCTTTACCTGCCGGGAGGCCTCCGCCGCTCTCGCCGCCGCCCAAGATCCCATCTTTGACGGCGGTCTCCAGATCTATGACCTGCCCACCGCCCTCCAGCCTCCACGAAGCCTGCTGCTGGTATTGCGGCATCGTTCGGGGCCTCAAGAACTCAGCTTTAGATTCCAAGATTCGACTTTTAAGCCACAACAAGAGAAGAAACAGGGGGGAGGAGAAGATTAGCAGCAGGAGGGAGAGGAGCAAATAGGACCGGTGTCGAGAGTGCCCTTTTGCTCTGCTGGAGGCGTCGCTGCGGACTGCGCTCCGGAGGAGGCTTGGGTGGCGCCGGTCAAAAGAAACAACTCGTCATCATAACCACCATTATGGACTTATGATCGATCTCCGCCCCTGTTCTGGAACCCCAAAGCCCCCTTCTCTCCCTCCGTCGATAAAGCTCTCTCACACACGCAGAGACCCACACAGAGGGTAGAAAAAGGCGAAATCATACGCGAGCAAAGGCCCGGATCGGGAGGTAAAAAGGGGAGAGCAAAATAAGAGCGAGGGGACGGAGATCTAACCCAAATTTAACCTTCCCACAAAAGAAAAGGAACTCAAAAATCAGAGAAAGACAACAACTTGGCAACTTTTGAGTCCAAAAGATAACGTTAGAAGACTGATGAGGGAGATAAGGAGGAGCCTCAGAGCGGGGAGTGTAAGATCTATCTCAGCCTGGCAAGCCACGAGGACACACAGAGACAGTCACTGGGAGAGAGAGATGCGATTAAAGGCGAATAAAAAAAGGATTTTGAAAAgaggaagaataaaaaaataattaaagggGCCTCGAGAGAAATAAAAGTTGGGCACGGGGAAGTCGGAAGGggaggggagggagggagggccGAGTATGACCGGGTGAAGCCGGTGGTCGTGGCGTCTCGGCCTGCGCACCGCACGTGCATTCCGGCCTTCTTGTCGCCGTCGTCTCCCCCATCACTTTCTGTTCCAGTGAAACCACGGACATTTCCCGAATGACATTTTTGCCCTCATGAgatatctctttttttcttttacccaGAAACATCGCTCATGTAAAACAAAGCCTCTCAGATTAGCCAAATATCAAGTGAtacattaattataaaaaatagatttcttaaaacaatctcttttttttctggtatatttttttttctaagacATAAGATTATCCACTCTTCACTCGATTTAttgtcatctttattatttatccaTTACCTCTACAATCACTCTTAATTATGTTTTCATCATCTTTTTCGTCTGTTATTATTATACATCatctttataataaattatattattattataatttttctctTCGTCTCTATTTTGATATAATTCGTAAGAAGACATACaatgagaggaaggagaaaaaaaCCTAATgtgataatctctttcaagatttCACGACTAAAAGAGATGATGATAAGATGAAGATTaaagataattttatcttttaaaaaattaaaagatccaatataaaaataaaaataaaataagatactGTGTCAGAAGAGGTAACAACTTAAGGCTGCGGGGAggggatttaaaaaaaataaaaaattatataggaAATAAACAGAATGGTAAAAAAAAGTGGCTTTTTGGGAAAAatagaaggaaagaaaaaaaaagaaaaagaaaagaagacgcCGAGTGCAAAACGCATGTTCGAGACCTTGACCTATTTTGCGTCAATTGTGACAGTAATTCCTCTCTAGGGCGTAAAAGGTAACGAAAAAATGGTGTGACTTAACGTGGGATTGCAGTCCTCCGGATGAGTCTTGGGTGGACTTCTTTTTCGCCTACCAGGAAGAGGGACTCTCCCACGTAGTGTTCTATAGTAGATGAGCAGTGTACCCATAGAAAGAATCGAAAGAAGGAAAAACCTCCAAAACTCAAAAGCATCAACTTCTCCAACTTGTAATCAAGACTGCAATTACACGCTATTCATCAGCTTAAAGTGCCTGTCGTGgcatgaaaagaagaggaagcgAGAGTATCTATCTACCTACTGTGACATGGAGGCTGGCGACCTAACATGGGTCCCGTGGCTCGAGCCACTGATGCATCGACACATGCCGCCCCAAGAACTGTGCACAACCTTGCGTATGTCATGGTGGACCGGAATTCACAAGAGCTGGAATTCCTCTTCTTCGTTAACTCCCTCCGAGATCACAAGCGTAAAGCATCGGATGGAGAACACTTGCAATACGACATCGGTTTCGGTCTGATGTAAGTGACTCTCGAGGTAACATGCTGTGTGTCCTCGAATATTTTCATGTTCGGAAACATCACATCTTATTATCCATCGTTTCTTATTGTTTCCAGATCAGAATTCTCTTCCATATGCTCCCACACAGCATGACCCGTTGATGGCTTTGCCATTCGACATGAGGTTTAAGCATGCAGTTTGTGGATGCAAGATGATGCCCACTAACTTAGGAGCAGGCCACATCTCAGTTTGACCAACATCGTCTAAGACTGATGGTGCCTTGGGACTGCCCCACATTAATGCAACTCATCTCCCCCGATGACCGAGGCAGCATAATCAATTTGTTCTTGCAGATTCAGGATCCCATTTCAATTTCATCTGCTGTAAATGGTGACTGGAACTGTCTACACTCACAATGGAAGTAAGAAATCCTCATACTATAAGTAAATGATTGTTATAATAATTAGTCAAAAAATAATTGAGGATGGAAAACAGTGTTGGAAGAAGAAAAAGCACCTACCACTTGGGTGACTGAATGGTAGAGTGGTGTAAGCACTGATTTCCACTCATAAAGAGGGGACCAAATGCAGTGGCCACCTCTTGCCGGGCTCTTGAGACAACAGGCACATGAAGGACTCCACACTCACGAGAGCTCTCTCTTGCTCTCCAATCTATTCTTCCACCATCCAAAAGTAATCCTTCACTTCTTTATTTGCACGCATCTTTGATCTCTCGATTCATGTAATGTAAATCCGTAATCTCTTCGATCGAGCGTGGGATGTGACGTCGTCGTGACTAGAAGACAAGCGGTTTACAACACACGCAGACTGGGAACGGCAGAAGGAAGCAATAATGTTAGGGTCGCAGTGTCGCACGAGTTTTGCAGTACTTTTGCGGTGGCTGACCGGTCAAAGGCGGAGGAGCAGAGGCAGAGCATTATTTGCTGGTGTTGCCAACAAACTCCCTTGACCATGACCTCAGGCTTTGTAGCATGCAGCGGCGGGGCCCGGTGAGAAAAAGAAAGCGAGGAGGAGATCCCACGAGGGGCCCTGTGTCTCCCACGGGATGATGGCCCCacagctagagagagagagagagagagagagcagggaTTAGTAGTGCTACGTGCATGATCTTAATTTGATCCGAACCGTGGTGCATGAGATGCCACCGTTTCCCAAGCTCGATGCAAATGGGACCCACGATGAACAAGTGCAGGAGGGACCCACAGGCCCTGGTCGCATCTCCAAAAGCGGCATACGTATGACGTAAAGCTGGAAGGATGTGTCGAAACAGTGGCCGTAATTTTGGTATCTAGGAATCGTAGAAGAGAAGGTTCCCTGCTACTCTTCATGACATCATTGCTTGATTAGAGAGACTTCTTAGTTGGTGCTCCCCTACGCGAACATTTCGGATGGTGAAGTTGATCTTTACGGAATCTAGTTTTTCGTTTACACTATTGGTCTCGCGTGTTAGGGGTTGGAAGTCGATCCAAGTCTTGTCACAAGTTTGAAATTGGCAGAAAAGTTCCCACAAAAGACAACGTCAACCAGTAATTGTTTCAGTTGAGTTTGGAGTTAATTCATGGAGTAATTGAGTAAACATATTATTGATCTTTATTTAATCATGAAAGTATCTATTGAATCGTCAAACATTATGATTATCATGTCAAGATGATACTTAGTTGGGATCGATGCATGTGTGATGTCAATTCAATGTGTGATGAGATGATCAAGCATGATGTGATGTTGGAACATTCATATGTTAGAGCCCTTATCGAGAGgctataaaataatatttgataTCATTATATTATATACATTGAGTtgctttattttattattgattatttttcaaaaagttgATGGGCCAATATTGAAGATTCCAAACTTCATCCATTTGCATAAAAGTTCTCGATATTATAGTCGTACTACAATATCGAGAACTTTTATACTCGACGTTATATATGTACAGTAAACGCAAAGCATCACCATACAACTTGGAAATTATTCTACACTAATGTTTTAGGGATGCCGCAGAAATCTTTTCTTGTGTGTCATACTGATGTCTACGATTGCCATGCACGACGATCCTACATAGAAATTATGTTCACGTAAGATTGTTTAGGTACAAGCTTGGCGTAAAGGGTACGTGACGTAGGGAAGCATGCAAACGCTACGTCCACTCGCATGTTTCGTTCGTCAAGCTGCTGCCGTTCAACCAAAGCAAGGCGTGGTCGATGGCGGTCAAGCCCATGTTTGGTGGCCACCGAAGTGGCTGTCACTGCAGGCTCCACCATCATCGACCTTGCGTGAGTCTACAGTCCAGAAAAAGGGTGGCCATCCACCAGTGGAGGTGGCAAAAGTCATGGAGTGCTCTTTGCACCAATTCTTTTAGCCATTCATATTTATCCCAATCCCAATCCCTTTTGGTCTATTAGTCGATTGGGTCTGTGCAGTTCAAAAATAGGCAAGACGAATCCCACCAGGTACTTCACTCATGTAGGGTTGATAGTATACAAGACAAGTACAGCGAAGTCGAATCTGGGAGAAGTTTGAATATACACGAACATATTCGCGATTACCATATCTATTATTTCTGATCCTGAATCATCTGCCCTAAGTGTATCTTGATGCACAGATCTACACGTCCATGGGCTGGGCTGCAGGCTGCTTGGGTCGTCATCGTAGTTCTGGGGTCGTGCCAAGTTGGGAGCTAAAACATATCCATCCTTTCTTTGTTGATTCCTAACGCCGCCGTTCCTTTGTTTCGGCTTCTCGATTATGATTATTAAGTCTAATCATGTGTTATTGTGTTGATTTTTGAGTTGTTGATGAAATTAATAGAGAGGAGATGTGAACCACAAAAGCTACTACACTTCCTGCACATGATTAGAACTGAGGCCACAGTCTCCATCCCTTTCTTACATGTTTTCACATTAGGGAGCGTCTTCTTCCTGCACGCGATTAGAACTGAGGCCACCGTTTCCGTCCCTTCCTACATGTTTTCCCATTAGGTAGTCTTCAAATGCTGGGGATCCAGCCAACCAGGTCAAAGGCATGTGGTCAACGCCCATTGTCCGCTCAAACGACGTCTTAATTCGGACAGGACTTTGAATTGAACTATTCTTGGTTGTGTTTCCACATTACGAGCAGATGGAGAACCTATTGACGAAGACCAAGAAAACAGTAACTtcaataaaatatcaatggtcaaCCGTGTGAAAGACCGGTAATCTCTCCTCCTAAATTATGTCCTCCATGACAAATTCATCGATACTTTCTTATCTGATCATTGGCTCTAACATCGCTGTTCCATCTCCCATCCAAATCTGCAGCTACGAAGACCACAGCTTTTACACTTCACGTTATTCCATTGGCTTGGATGCATTCTTCAACTTTGGAGATAATTATCATTAGAGTCGAAAATGATCGGTCAACCCTTGCAAAGATTCCCACTGGATACAAAGTCGCCGAGGAGTACCGTAACTGAGCTGGTAGATTTGGTTGAAGTCAAACGTTTCCTACAAGTCGAATATTGCCTCCCTAGAATTAGTCTATCTACTGCAGTGAGCCTTCCTCGATCCCCCCATCCCCAAGAAGCCACTACTCTATATAAATAACTCCAACTCCAATCTCTTCTACGGCACAGAATCCAATCTTCTGTTTGTTCTTTTCTCATCCTCGCAGTATAATTTAGAGATACCAAGTGGTCGCACCATGAGCAAGGGAAACGGCAGCGAGAGCAAGCTGAGCCAGTACATCAAGGCCCCATACCGAGCGCTGCGGCATGCCCGGGACTTGTACGAGAGTAGCATGGCCGGGATCGCAGGCAAGTCGCAGCGTGGCCCCATCATCGCGCTGCCTCGCTCCCGTGGATTCGGGCAGTTCTCACGGACGAGCAGCAGCGAGGAAGAGATCAACGAGCTCATCCGCGCCGCTTGCAAGAGCAAGATGCGGGCCATCCCGGTGAAGGAGGACGGGACGCTGGTGCCGAGGAGCCACAGCGTGGCGACGATGAGGATAGACGAGGACAAGCCGTGTGACTTCGAGGACGACCTCAAGGGGGTCCTGGGCCCAAGGAGCCGTAGCTACGATGTTGCCACCAAGAGGAAGGTGGGCTTCTCATAACCTTCAGGTTAGCTTGTGCAGTGATCAACAAGAACTGTAAACATCCGAGCTTATATAATTTACTGCTTCCGAGGGAGGAAAtaagcaattcttttgagtcgtCGACATTCTTTGGAGATTAAAACTTATTAT
Protein-coding sequences here:
- the LOC135605582 gene encoding U-box domain-containing protein 30-like, giving the protein MPQYQQQASWRLEGGGQVIDLETAVKDGILGGGESGGGLPAGKDGSFGASAEKLDLKKMIEELDSAAEEDVPSVFICPISLEPMVDPVTLCTGQTYERVHILKWFSLGHLTCPTTMQELWDDAVTPNQTLHQLIHAWFSQRYLRLKKRSEDVQGRTAELVKTLRKVKGQARVQALKDLQKILAAHPAVKKTVADSGGVALLSSLLGPFTSHAVGSEVIAILVNLSLDSDAKANLMQPAKISLMVDMLNEGTIDTKINCTRFIEMLMEEKSFRSEVVTRLSLLVALLRLVKDKRHPNGIVAGLSLLKAICFHEQVRSLIVSIGAVPQLVELLPNLTSECLELALHILDDLSTIAGGCSALKDCAQTIPNAVRLLMRVSEACTQYALSILWAVCKLAPDECAPLAVEAGLAAKLLLVIQSGYNPELKQRAAELLKLCSLNYTTTLFISKCKLTRTIQ